Proteins found in one Deltaproteobacteria bacterium genomic segment:
- the tuf gene encoding elongation factor Tu has product MSKAKFERTKPHINVGTIGHVDHGKTTLTAAITKTLSQKGFAEFLAYDQIDKSPEERERGVTISISHVEYQTDKRHYAHVDCPGHADYIKNMITGAAQMDGAILVVSAADGPMPQTREHILLARQVGVPYIVVYLNKVDMLDDKELLDLVELEVRELLSKYKFPGDEIPFIKGSALKALEGDKGELGEQSIIKLLDALDAYIPEPKRAVDKPFLMPVEDVFSISGRGTVVTGRVERGTVKVGEEIEIVGLKPTTKTVVTGVEMFRKLLDEGRAGDNIGALLRGTKKEEVERGQVLAKPGSITPHTKFKAEVYILTKEEGGRHTPFFNGYRPQFYFRTTDVTGIAQLPEGVEMVMPGDNVSIEVELIMPIAMEDGLRFAVREGGRTVGAGVVTKVLA; this is encoded by the coding sequence ATGAGCAAGGCTAAATTTGAGAGGACGAAGCCGCACATAAATGTAGGGACTATAGGGCATGTAGACCATGGGAAGACCACACTAACAGCGGCGATAACAAAGACATTAAGCCAGAAGGGATTTGCTGAATTTCTTGCATATGACCAGATAGACAAATCCCCTGAGGAGAGGGAGAGGGGGGTTACAATAAGCATAAGCCATGTAGAATATCAGACAGACAAGAGGCACTATGCCCATGTAGACTGTCCTGGGCATGCAGATTATATAAAGAACATGATAACTGGGGCTGCCCAGATGGATGGTGCGATACTTGTGGTTAGTGCTGCTGATGGTCCTATGCCGCAGACGAGGGAGCATATACTTCTTGCCAGACAGGTAGGGGTTCCGTATATAGTGGTATATTTGAACAAGGTTGACATGCTTGATGACAAGGAACTGCTGGATTTAGTAGAATTAGAGGTAAGGGAATTATTAAGCAAGTACAAATTTCCAGGTGATGAGATACCATTTATCAAAGGCAGTGCATTAAAGGCATTAGAAGGGGACAAGGGGGAGTTGGGAGAGCAGTCTATAATAAAACTTCTTGATGCCCTTGACGCATATATACCTGAGCCTAAGAGGGCGGTAGACAAGCCGTTTCTCATGCCTGTTGAGGATGTATTTTCCATATCAGGGAGGGGGACAGTAGTAACCGGCAGGGTAGAGAGAGGGACAGTAAAGGTAGGGGAAGAGATAGAGATAGTAGGACTCAAGCCCACGACCAAGACAGTAGTAACAGGGGTAGAGATGTTCAGGAAGCTTTTGGACGAAGGCAGGGCAGGAGACAATATAGGGGCACTTTTAAGAGGCACTAAGAAAGAGGAAGTAGAGAGGGGACAGGTATTAGCGAAGCCTGGTTCAATAACGCCGCATACGAAGTTTAAGGCAGAGGTATATATATTAACGAAAGAGGAAGGCGGGAGGCACACGCCATTTTTCAATGGTTACAGGCCTCAGTTTTATTTTAGGACGACAGATGTTACTGGGATAGCCCAATTACCTGAGGGTGTGGAGATGGTGATGCCTGGGGACAATGTTAGTATAGAAGTAGAGTTAATAATGCCGATAGCGATGGAAGATGGACTTCGGTTTGCGGTAAGAGAGGGAGGCAGGACAGTAGGCGCAGGGGTTGTAACTAAGGTATTGGCGTAA
- the rpmG gene encoding 50S ribosomal protein L33: MRDIITLACTECKNRNYTTTKNKKTVTEKLELKKFCEHCRKHTLHKETK, from the coding sequence ATGAGAGATATTATCACACTAGCATGTACAGAGTGTAAAAACAGAAATTACACAACAACAAAAAATAAAAAAACTGTTACAGAGAAATTGGAATTAAAAAAATTCTGTGAACATTGCAGAAAGCATACGCTTCACAAGGAAACAAAGTAA
- the secE gene encoding preprotein translocase subunit SecE translates to MEFIENAKQFLLEARQELRKVTWSTKQHVMASTWVVLGVVVVISIFLGIVDLVLAKVVKYILS, encoded by the coding sequence ATGGAATTCATAGAAAATGCAAAACAGTTTTTGCTTGAAGCAAGACAGGAACTACGAAAGGTGACTTGGTCAACCAAGCAGCATGTTATGGCATCAACATGGGTTGTTTTAGGGGTTGTGGTTGTCATCTCTATTTTTCTTGGTATCGTGGATTTGGTTCTTGCAAAGGTTGTAAAATATATACTTAGTTGA
- the nusG gene encoding transcription termination/antitermination protein NusG, which produces MAKKWYVVHTYSGYENRVKASLEERIKTAGMQEFFSEVIIPSEKIVEMVKGEKRITSRKFFPGYILVKMELNDDTWHLVKNTPKVTGFVGGGTTPTFISEDDVKKITHQMEEGAARPKPRVSFERGEGIRVVDGPFTNFTGVVEEVKPDKGKLKVLVSIFGRATPVEVDFIQVEKV; this is translated from the coding sequence ATGGCAAAGAAGTGGTATGTGGTACACACATATTCAGGTTATGAAAACAGGGTAAAGGCTTCACTTGAGGAAAGGATTAAGACGGCAGGGATGCAGGAGTTTTTCTCAGAGGTCATTATCCCATCAGAAAAGATTGTGGAGATGGTAAAGGGTGAGAAGAGAATAACCTCCAGAAAATTCTTTCCGGGGTATATCCTTGTAAAAATGGAATTGAATGATGATACATGGCACCTTGTAAAAAATACGCCAAAGGTAACAGGGTTTGTTGGCGGGGGAACCACCCCTACTTTTATTTCAGAAGATGATGTGAAAAAGATAACCCATCAGATGGAAGAAGGTGCAGCGAGACCAAAACCACGGGTTTCTTTTGAGAGGGGTGAAGGTATTAGAGTTGTTGATGGACCTTTTACGAATTTTACAGGGGTGGTTGAAGAAGTTAAGCCTGATAAAGGGAAACTTAAGGTGCTTGTAAGTATATTTGGCAGGGCAACACCTGTGGAAGTTGATTTTATTCAGGTTGAAAAGGTATAA
- the rplK gene encoding 50S ribosomal protein L11, with amino-acid sequence MAKKVITQIKLQIPAGKANPSPPVGPALGQHGVNIMEFCKQFNAKTQKEEGMITPVVITVYIDRTFSFITKTPPASILLLKAAGIEKGSGTPNKNKVGKVTKQQVMDIAKLKMQDLTASNIDAAVKTIEGTARNMGIVVEG; translated from the coding sequence ATGGCAAAAAAGGTTATTACGCAGATTAAACTACAGATTCCGGCAGGCAAGGCAAATCCTTCTCCACCCGTTGGACCCGCACTCGGGCAGCATGGTGTAAATATAATGGAGTTTTGCAAGCAGTTCAATGCAAAGACGCAAAAGGAAGAAGGCATGATAACTCCTGTTGTTATTACAGTGTATATAGACAGGACTTTTTCTTTTATCACCAAAACACCACCTGCATCTATCTTGTTATTAAAGGCTGCAGGGATTGAGAAGGGTTCTGGCACGCCGAATAAGAACAAGGTTGGCAAGGTAACAAAACAGCAAGTAATGGACATTGCTAAATTAAAGATGCAGGATTTAACTGCATCAAACATTGATGCGGCGGTAAAAACCATAGAAGGCACTGCACGCAATATGGGAATAGTTGTGGAGGGATAG
- a CDS encoding 50S ribosomal protein L1: protein MANLGKKYITAKKKIQEGKNYTIEDAVKLVSDIKTANFDETVDLAVRLGVDPKHPEQMVRGTVVLPNGIGKDIKVLVFAKGEKEKEARDAGADYAGAEELIEKVSKGWLDFDSAIATPDMMGAVGKIGKVLGPRGLMPNPKTGTVTFDIAKAVKDAKAGKVEFKVDKAGNVHCPFGKISFGADKLKGNLDALLDIIVKAKPSSSKGIYLKGITVSTTMGPGIKIDPVHVRDMFK, encoded by the coding sequence ATGGCAAACCTTGGGAAAAAATATATTACTGCAAAGAAGAAGATTCAAGAAGGTAAAAATTATACTATAGAAGATGCTGTAAAACTGGTATCTGATATTAAAACTGCAAATTTTGATGAGACAGTTGACCTTGCTGTTCGTCTAGGGGTTGACCCAAAACACCCTGAGCAGATGGTAAGAGGTACAGTAGTTCTTCCCAATGGTATAGGTAAGGATATCAAAGTCCTTGTTTTTGCCAAAGGTGAAAAAGAAAAAGAGGCACGGGATGCAGGTGCAGATTATGCAGGGGCAGAGGAACTTATAGAAAAGGTTTCAAAAGGCTGGCTGGACTTTGATAGCGCTATTGCCACTCCTGACATGATGGGTGCTGTTGGAAAGATTGGCAAGGTTCTTGGTCCGAGAGGGCTGATGCCGAATCCAAAGACAGGAACAGTTACATTTGACATTGCAAAGGCAGTAAAGGACGCAAAGGCAGGGAAGGTTGAGTTTAAAGTTGATAAGGCTGGCAATGTGCATTGCCCATTCGGGAAGATTTCATTCGGTGCTGACAAATTAAAAGGCAATCTGGACGCCCTGTTGGATATCATCGTAAAGGCAAAGCCTTCTAGCAGTAAAGGGATTTATCTGAAGGGCATAACTGTTTCAACAACTATGGGTCCTGGTATTAAGATAGACCCTGTTCATGTGAGAGATATGTTTAAATAA
- the rplJ gene encoding 50S ribosomal protein L10, with the protein MHRESKISAVKDLQERFKRAKAAFIADYRGLKVEEITALRKSLRDVSVDLKVVKNTLAKIALHGTDGESLNNFFEGPTVVALSYGDPVSAAKVLSQFARGQSNFKLKAGLLGSRAIDVSAIKSLSELPAIEVLLSKLIGVMSMAGAGRLVSVLRAVPRKFVYTLDAIKTNKELMS; encoded by the coding sequence GTGCATAGAGAAAGTAAGATTTCAGCAGTTAAAGACCTTCAGGAGAGATTTAAAAGGGCAAAGGCTGCCTTTATTGCAGATTATCGCGGATTGAAAGTAGAAGAAATCACAGCTTTACGGAAATCCTTAAGAGATGTCTCAGTTGATTTGAAGGTAGTAAAGAATACCCTTGCAAAGATTGCGCTGCATGGGACAGATGGTGAATCTCTCAATAACTTTTTTGAGGGTCCAACTGTTGTAGCGTTATCTTACGGTGACCCTGTTTCAGCAGCAAAGGTACTCTCTCAATTTGCAAGAGGCCAGTCTAACTTTAAACTCAAGGCAGGGCTTCTCGGCAGCAGGGCTATTGATGTAAGTGCAATCAAATCATTATCTGAACTGCCTGCAATAGAGGTTCTTCTTAGTAAACTTATAGGGGTTATGAGCATGGCAGGGGCAGGAAGGCTTGTCAGTGTGCTCCGTGCTGTGCCGCGAAAATTTGTATATACGCTTGACGCAATAAAAACTAACAAAGAGTTAATGAGTTGA
- the rplL gene encoding 50S ribosomal protein L7/L12 codes for MAEITKEDVVKYIEGMTVLELSELVKELENKFGVTAAAPAASAAPSTAGGAVQAAAAEEKTEFSVILKSVGADKIKVIKEVRAITSLGLKEAKDLVEGAPKTLKDGVSKADAENIKKQLTAVGAEVEIK; via the coding sequence ATGGCAGAGATTACAAAAGAGGATGTAGTAAAATATATTGAAGGGATGACAGTCCTTGAACTGTCAGAACTGGTAAAGGAATTGGAAAATAAATTTGGTGTTACTGCCGCTGCACCTGCCGCATCCGCTGCTCCATCCACGGCAGGTGGTGCGGTTCAGGCCGCTGCGGCTGAAGAGAAAACAGAGTTTAGTGTAATACTGAAGTCTGTAGGCGCTGATAAAATTAAGGTCATAAAAGAGGTAAGGGCTATAACATCATTGGGTTTAAAAGAGGCTAAAGATCTGGTTGAGGGTGCACCAAAAACATTAAAAGACGGCGTGTCAAAGGCAGATGCTGAAAATATTAAAAAGCAATTAACAGCAGTAGGTGCAGAGGTAGAGATTAAATAA